DNA sequence from the Xenopus tropicalis strain Nigerian chromosome 4, UCB_Xtro_10.0, whole genome shotgun sequence genome:
ctgcagaaggtatgggggtacgtcctgttattggggggcaggtttatcctgcagaaggtatgggggtacgtctgttattgggggcaggtttatcctgcagaaggtatgggggtacgtctgttattggggggGCAGGTTTATCCTGCAGAAGGCTATGGGGGTACGttgttattggggggcaggtttatcctgcagaaggtatgggggtacgtctgttattggggggcaggtttatcctgcagaaggtatgggggtacgtctgttattggggggcaggtttatcctgcagaaggtatggggtacgtctgttattgggggggcaggtttatcctgcagaaggtatggggtacgtctgttattggggggcaggtttatcctgcagaaggtatgggggtacgtctgttattggggggcaggtttatcctgcagaaggtatggggtacgtctgttattgggggcaggtttatcctgcagaaggtatgggggtacgtctgttattggggggcaggtttatcctgcagaaggtatgggggtacgtctgttattggggggcaggtttatcctgcagaaggtatgggggtacgtctgttattggggggcaggtttatcctgcagaaggtatgggggtacgtctgttattgggggcaggtttatcctgcagaaggtatgggggtacgtctgttattgggggcaggtttatcctgcagaaggtatgggggtacgtctgttattgggggcaggtttatcctgcagaaggtatgggggtacgtctgttattggggggcaggtttatcctgcagaaggtatgggggtacgtctgttattggggggcaggtttatcctgcagaaggtatgggggtacgtctgttattggggggcaggtttatcctgcagaaggtatgggggtacgtctgttattggggggcaggttgatcctgcagaaggtatgggggtacgtctgttattggggggcaggttgATCCTGCAGAAGCTatgggggtacgtctgttattggggggcaggttgatcctgcagaaggtatgggggtacgtctgttattggggggcaggttgATCCTGCAGAAGTATggggtacgtctgttattgggggCAGGTTGatcctgcagaaggtatgggggtacgtctgttattggggggcaggttgATCCTGCAGAAGCTatgggggtacgtctgttattggggggcaggttgATCCTGCAGAAGCTatgggggtacgtctgttattggggggcaggttgatcctgcagaaggtatgggggtacgtctgttattggggggcaggttgatcctgcagaaggtatgggggtacgtctgttattggggggcaggttgatcctgcagaaggtatgggggtacgtctgttattggggggcaggttgatcctgcagaaggtatgggggtacgtctgttattggggggcaggttgatcctgcagaaggtatgggggtacgtctgttattggggggcaggttgatcctgcagaaggtatgggggtacgtctgttattggggggTGGGATTATCTcgcagaaggtatgggggtacgtctgttattggggggcaggttgatcctgcagaaggtatgggggtacgtctgttattggggggcaggtttatcctgcagaaggtatgggggtacgtctgttattggggggcaggtttatcctgcagaaggtatgggggtacgtctgttattggggggcaggttgatcctgcagaaggtatgggggtacgtctgttattggggggcaggttgatcctgcagaaggtatgggggtacaTCTGTTATTGGGGGGTGGGATTATCTCGCAGAAGGTGGGGGCAAATGGGAGGGTGTATCTGTTATCAGATTGGGGGTGCCAGCAGAAGGTGGGGTGAAACTGATTTATCCTGCAGGTCGGACCCCCAGCTTTGAAAATGAGGGGGTGTTGGGAGCTTGGCTGAAGGAAGCATTGGCCTGTGGaattctgggggggggcagtgtcggGGTGCAGATGCAGAGAAAGGGGGCACTGATATTCCTTCTGTTTCCCCCCTTTCTGTTCTGCAGGATTTGGCAGATGAGCTTGCACTCGTTGATGTGATTGAGGACAAACTAAAGGGGGAAATGATGGATCTGCAGCACGGCAGCCTCTTCCTCCGTACCCCCAAGATTGTGTCTGGGAAAGGTCAGTGGGGTTGGAATCTAGGGGTGCCCCATGGGGGGCTGATGGCTTGGGGTCCCCCCATTGCAACCTGGGACTTTTCccatgttaaagggaaactaaacccaaccgtaaagctgcccccctgcccccccagttctCTATAGATGCCGATAATAAccctaattacacatggaaactgattccccaatgagaattctacttcattatagatgcaggagaagtgaccaatgagaatgctgattccctgtgtcaggccccttgctggtaccttacatatagagataatgatggcattttcccctcattatagatgcaagagaagtgaccaatgagaatgctgattccctgtgtcaggccccttgctggtaccttacatatagagataatgatggcattttcccgtcattatatggcacaggaatcagacatggggataaagggacagacttgttcagtgctgggaaactgtgcttattgctcccaactccaattgcaggaacagagaacagggagccggatttactcacatcagctgggattctcattgggggattcttttgcatattaattggccctagagagctgggaaagttttattgggcaatattgctttaagaatataacgctgatgttgctggactacagctcccagcatgcctcacccttcattatatgttacattattctgggatttgtagtccaacaacagctgagtaacgacCCCATATTTTGCTTTTGTACATTTTCCTCACCCCCCaatacccttcctgcccccccagaTTACAGCGTCACAGCAAACTCCAGGCTGGTGGTGGTGACGGCGGGGGCCCggcagcaggagggggagagtcGCCTCAACCTGGTTCAGCGCAACGTCAACATCTTCAAGTTCATCATTCCCAACATCGTGAAGTACAGCCCCCACTGTACCCTCCTCATCGTCTCCAACCCcggtaagtgccccccccccccccccccccagtaacagcCCCCACTGTACCCTCCTCATCGTCTCCAAccccagtaagtgccccccccccagtaacagcCCCCACTGTACCCTCCTCATCGTCTCCAACCCcggtaagtgccccccccccccagtaacagcCCCCACTGTACCCTCCTCATCGTCTCCAACCCcggtaagtgccccccccccagtaacagcCCCCACTGTACCCTCCTCATCGTCTCCAACCCcggtaagtgcccccccccccccagtaacagcCCCCACTGTACCCTCCTCATCGTCTCCAACCCcggtaagtgccccccccccagtaacaggGTGCCAGCCCCTGGGCTATCCCATTTCAGCCCAACCCAACGACCAGCCCCTCtaaaggcgggggggggggggtgtataagagctgtacctacccccccccccccccccccccggggccccacTGACTGTCGCTCCTCCCTTTCCCAGTTGACATTCTGACCTACGTGGCCTGGAAGATCAGTGGTTTCCCCAAGAATCGCGTGATTGGCAGCGGCTGCAACTTGGACTCCGCCCGGTTCCGTTACCTCATGGGGCAGAAGTTCGGGATCCACACCCAGAGCTGCCACGGTTGGGTCATTGGGGAACACGGAGACTCGAGCGGTGAGTGACCCCCTAATTATAGCCCCCGGCCCCCGGGGATAAGGTGGTGCTGGGAAATCACTTGTAACCGGACCCGACTCCGTGCTGCCCCCGGTGTCTCTGAGGGtgaagttcacctttatatttagTAACACTATTCTGCCCCTGTCAGGGTCATTAGGGCGTCTGCCAGTCAGGGTCACCGGGGCATCTGCCAGTCAGGGTCACCGGGGCATCTGCCAGTCAGGGTCACCGGGGCATCTGCCAGTCAGGGTCACCGGGGCATCTGCCAGTCAGGGTCACCGATGCCCTGTGTCTAATTAACCCCTTAACATGGAGGTGCCCGGGCACAGGGTGGCACTGTCGGTTGCCTAGCACCGGTTCTGGCCCAGTTGTGACCCTGTTTGTAACCCTTGGTGCCTTTCAGTGCCAGTCTGGAGTGGGGTGAACGTGGCGGGCGTCTCCCTGAAATCCCTGCACCCCGACATGGGCACGGAGTCGGACAAGGAGAACTGGAAGGAGGTGCACAAGCAGGTAGTGgacaggtgagtgtgagtgcggtGCCCCCTGTGTGCCCGTTGGTTGGCGCGGCTCTTACCCCCCTCTCTTGCCCCAGTGCCTATGAAGTCATCAAGCTGAAGGGCTACACCTCGTGGGCGATTGGCCTGTCCGTGGCCGACCTGTCCGAGAGCATCCTGAAGAACCTGCGCCGGGTCCATCCCATCTCCACCATGATCAAGGTACGTTCTGCCCGCCTGACCCCCCCCCGGGGCAAGCGGTGCccgcctgacccccccccccccggggcaatcGGTGCCAGCCTGACCCCCCCGGGGCAAGCGGTGCCCGCCtgaccccccccccggggcaatcGGTGCCAGCCTGACCCCCCCCGGGGCAAGCGGTGCccgcctgacccccccccccggggcaatcGGTGCCAGCCTGACCCGCCTCTCCTTTCCTGCAGGGCATGTACGGGGTGAATGACGACGTCTTCCTCAGCGTCCCCTGCGTCCTGGGCAACTTGGGCATCACCGACGTGGTGAACATGCCGCTGAAGGCCGATGAAGAGGAGCGGCTGCGCAAGAGCGCCAGTACCCTGTGGGCCATTCAGAAGGAGCTGCAGTTCTGACCCGTTGGTCCAACTTGCACTAAGGATTAGGTCAATGTGTGTAGTGTTTGTGTCTCTCAAGCCCCTCCCACCCCCGGGCAGATCCCGCCCACAGAACAAACTCCTCGGGGGAGTCTGGGTAATGTCCCCACTTCCATTGGACCAGAatggggggtaccggggggggaacCCATTTAGAATGCACTTTCCTGAATGTCTCAGGTTCAACCATTCGCCCAAAGAGaaatctatataataatatatgccGCCATTTTGTCTG
Encoded proteins:
- the ldha gene encoding L-lactate dehydrogenase A chain isoform X1: MATVKDKLIHNLLKEESLPQNKVTIVGVGAVGMACAISVLQKDLADELALVDVIEDKLKGEMMDLQHGSLFLRTPKIVSGKDYSVTANSRLVVVTAGARQQEGESRLNLVQRNVNIFKFIIPNIVKYSPHCTLLIVSNPVDILTYVAWKISGFPKNRVIGSGCNLDSARFRYLMGQKFGIHTQSCHGWVIGEHGDSSVPVWSGVNVAGVSLKSLHPDMGTESDKENWKEVHKQVVDSAYEVIKLKGYTSWAIGLSVADLSESILKNLRRVHPISTMIKGMYGVNDDVFLSVPCVLGNLGITDVVNMPLKADEEERLRKSASTLWAIQKELQF